The proteins below come from a single Tissierellales bacterium genomic window:
- a CDS encoding DegV family protein: MAVKIITDSAADLPYELYDNYGIDVFSINVCLEEREFKDEIEIKSIEVMDYMRSGKVVTTSQVAYVEFKEIFTEYARDKKTCIYIAFSSNLSGTYNTALLAKEEVQEIYPEFDLTIVDSKCATLGQGLVVLNAAILARDGASKGEIIDEIDRKINHMEHIFTVENLEYLYRGGRISKASAVMGSLMKINPIMDVRDGKLQPLEKARGRKKTLKRMVEIVGERGYNLENQEIGINHGDCIDEAHKLRDMIKKEYGTEKFIIREIGSAIGAHTGPGLLGIYFLK, from the coding sequence ATGGCGGTTAAGATAATTACTGATAGTGCAGCAGATTTACCTTATGAACTTTATGACAATTATGGTATAGACGTTTTTTCAATTAATGTTTGCTTAGAAGAAAGAGAATTTAAGGATGAGATAGAAATAAAATCTATTGAGGTTATGGATTACATGAGATCGGGAAAAGTGGTTACCACTTCACAAGTAGCGTATGTAGAATTCAAAGAAATATTTACAGAATATGCTAGAGACAAAAAAACGTGTATATATATAGCATTTTCATCGAATCTATCAGGAACATACAATACTGCATTGCTTGCAAAAGAAGAAGTGCAGGAGATTTATCCTGAATTTGATTTGACTATAGTGGATTCAAAATGTGCTACATTAGGTCAAGGCTTAGTGGTTTTAAATGCAGCTATTTTAGCGAGAGATGGAGCATCTAAAGGTGAAATAATTGATGAGATTGATAGGAAAATAAATCACATGGAACATATATTTACTGTAGAAAATTTGGAGTATCTTTATAGAGGTGGTAGGATAAGTAAAGCGTCGGCTGTTATGGGTTCTTTAATGAAAATAAATCCTATAATGGATGTTAGAGATGGAAAATTACAGCCACTAGAGAAGGCTAGAGGTAGAAAGAAAACACTTAAGAGAATGGTTGAAATAGTCGGTGAGAGAGGATACAATCTTGAAAATCAGGAAATAGGAATAAATCATGGAGACTGTATAGATGAGGCTCATAAACTTAGAGATATGATAAAGAAAGAATACGGAACAGAGAAATTTATTATAAGGGAAATAGGAAGTGCTATAGGTGCTCATACTGGACCTGGACTTCTTGGAATATATTTTTTGAAATAG
- a CDS encoding Cof-type HAD-IIB family hydrolase — protein MCKFIGIDMDGTLLNSSHDLSDENRNAIRNAQNSGVNVVITTGRPLSGVEKFLTPLRMVHDNDYIILYNGALILRASDRKVISESTISLDEVFALEITAQKMGVKIHIVTDSACISPYENSYGKFEADLNDMDFIIKDFSTLDSSTKVYKVMFSEDESVLKPIFDEMPSSLNENYELTMSAPFYIDFLKKGVNKGFGIKSLTEHLSIPKADVICIGDAGNDISMIDYAGLGVAMGNASLDLRRRADFITLNNDEHGVAHVINRFALMAKAV, from the coding sequence ATGTGTAAATTTATAGGTATTGATATGGATGGTACTCTTCTTAATTCATCACATGATTTATCTGATGAAAATAGAAATGCCATTAGAAATGCACAAAATTCTGGTGTAAATGTAGTAATAACAACCGGTAGACCTCTAAGCGGTGTAGAGAAGTTTTTAACCCCACTTAGAATGGTTCACGATAATGATTATATTATACTATACAATGGAGCTCTGATTCTAAGAGCATCAGATAGAAAAGTTATTTCCGAATCTACTATCTCTTTAGATGAAGTATTCGCTTTAGAAATAACTGCCCAAAAAATGGGTGTAAAAATACATATCGTAACTGATTCAGCTTGTATATCACCATATGAAAATTCATATGGTAAATTTGAAGCAGATTTAAACGATATGGACTTTATTATAAAAGACTTTAGTACTTTAGATTCATCTACAAAAGTTTATAAAGTAATGTTTTCAGAAGATGAATCTGTATTAAAACCAATTTTTGATGAGATGCCTTCATCTCTAAATGAAAATTATGAATTAACAATGTCTGCGCCTTTTTATATTGATTTCTTAAAAAAAGGTGTAAACAAAGGTTTTGGAATCAAATCACTTACTGAACATTTGAGTATCCCAAAAGCAGATGTAATATGCATTGGTGATGCTGGAAATGACATCAGCATGATAGACTATGCTGGACTTGGTGTCGCTATGGGTAATGCTTCTCTTGATCTTAGACGAAGAGCTGATTTCATAACTTTAAATAATGATGAGCACGGTGTAGCACATGTAATTAACCGTTTTGCTCTAATGGCGAAAGCTGTTTAA